Genomic segment of Psychrobacter sanguinis:
GGTATAGCCTGCTAAACGTCGTTTCAACAGACGGTACATATAATACACGCCCATCAAAGCGAACGCTGCTACCAAGAGCCATTGCACCATTGTAATCTGCCGCATTGCCTCAGGTAACAGCAATAGTAGCAGTGCCAATACTCCTATTACCCAAAGACTACTGGCCAACCACTCTCGTCCACTCATCTGCTGGGCCATAGGCTTAGCTTTGGCATGTTCAATCTCGCCGCCATAAGGCAGCACCACAATCAAACCTATACATAATAAGCGTGAACTACAATGAGCGACAATCAGTGCTACCACTGCGGTCATCACGGGCATAGAGGACAAAAGACTTATCTTAAGTAGTAGAGCGCAAGCCAAGCCCAATGTACCATAAGTACCAATTCTAGAATCTTTCATGATGGTCAAGGTACGCTCGCGGGTTAAGCCGCCACCCAAACCATCACAGGTATCTGCCAATCCATCTTCATGAAACGCTCCCGTCAGCTTAATACCGAAAGCGGTACTCACCACAGTAGCTACCAAGGGGTTGAAGGCTAGGGTTGCCAACCAATATACCAAAGCACACAGCACACCCACCAATATCCCTACTGCTGGAAAGTGACGACTGCTTTGGTGCAACCACTGCGGCTGATATTGATTTAACTGTATTGGTATCCGAGTTAAAAACTGAGTGGCAACCAATACCAGTCGCAGTTCATGCTTAATCGACATTGAGTGTCCTGCTTATAACTTGTTTCTCTTAATTTAATGGCATTTAACAGCTATTGAAAGGCTTCGCTACAATTGCCTTTTAGCCTATAGTTGAATGCTTCATTGTTAATTGCCTTGGCTGATACCGGCGTCATCAAAGCTGGCCATCTCATTGATAATGGCACAAGCAGACTGTAGTAAGGGATAAGCCAAAGCTGCACCACTGCCCTCACCCAAACGCAAATCGAAATCAAGCAAAGGCTGAGCATCAAGGGCTTGTAACATATGTCTATGACCCGGCTCCATCGAACTATGACCAAATATCGCAAACTGTGATACCCCAGGAACCAAACGCTCAGCGACTAGCAGCGCACTACTAGCAATAAAACCATCAACCAATAAGACACGTCTGTCATGCGCGGCTTGAATATAAGCGCCTGCCATCATTGCAATTTCAAGCCCGCCCACAGCTGCTAAGATTTCAAGTGGCTCGGTAACTGCCTCATAGCGTTTAAGCACTTGGCTTAGCACCTGTAACTTATGCTGTAACCCAGTTTCATCAAGTCCGGTGCCTCGACCAATACATTCTGCAAGAGGCGTATCGGTTAATTTTGCCAACAATAAACTGGCCGCCGAGGTATTACCAATCCCCATTTCACCACAGATAAGTAGGTTGCCTTCTAACGCTTTGGCAATCTCCATACCTGACTGCAAGGCAGAAATACACTCTTCTAAAGTCATCGCTGGCTCAGCCAATGCATCTCGACTGCCTAAACGTACTTTATAATCCAATAATTGCGGGTGTTGATTTACCCCAAATTCTGCAAAATCAGCCGCGACCCCTGCATCGACCACTTTTAACGCAATATCATGTTGACGAGCAATCACATTAATAGCGGCGCCACCGTTTAGAAAGTTAAGCACCATTTGAGCGGTGACTTCACTCGGAAACGCCGAAGTGCCATGTTGTGCCAAACCATGATCTGCAGCAAATACCCTGATTTGTGGACGTTCAATCTTCGGTTGAGTCGTACCTTGAATCAGACCCAATTTTACGGCTAATGATTCTAGTCGACCTAATGAGCCCTGAGGCTTGGTCTTATTGTCCAAGATGGTTTGTAATTGTTGGCGAAGTTCAGCATCTTCAATCGTTGGTATCGTGGGCAAGGTAAATGAATGCAAAGCTGGCTCCTATTGAATGGACTTTTTATAATGACAAAACTTCTAATGGTAAGTAGCCATTTTTAAGTGGCTTTTCTAAATAGCTGCTTTTAAGTGGCTATTTTTAAGTAGCGTTTTTTAAAGTAATAAGTAACCTAAAAAGCAGCCTAAAACATTATTCTGCTAGCAGTGCATTAAGTCGTTCATCTATCTCTGTCTTAAACTCTTTGTCTTCTATTTTATTGGCACTAATCTTGGCGTTCTTCAGGCTCTCAATGGCTTGCTCTTTTTGTCCCAATTCAAGCTGTAGCTCTGCCATAGAGTAAGCAATGGAGGCCATGTGGTCTTTTGAATTAATTTTAACCGCTTTATCGAGTGCTTTTTGATAAATAACCAACGCTTGTTCTAAGTCTACCGTGAAATCTGCCAAAGTTTCCCACTGCTCAGGATGGTCTTTATCGGTCCCTTCATTATCAGTACAAAGCGCTTTTAGTTCAGCATATAAGGCGTCAAACTGCTGCTGATCATCTTGACTGTCAGCCTCTAAAAGATCTTCTGCTAAGTTGTAGATGGCTTTGTATATTTTGGTATTAATCATTGCGGATTACCTTATGGTTATTCTTATTATAAAAAACACCCTAGCCAATAATCTGCTTATTAATTAGGGCATCTCGCGTTTGATTGGGATTATAACGCATATCCTAACTCACCATGATTATAATCGTTAAAGTCATATAGTCGTCTGGTCGTCATGAGCGAAATCAAGAGTGACTGCTTTAATCTCGGTAAGCTTGTTATACGAAGCTGCGTTTAAAGTAGTATTAAAGCAGTATTAAAGCGCTACTTACACTCAATTTCGTTGCCTCTTATTTACTTAGCTATGACTATAACATCTGATAGCCAGGTCCACCCATTGGATTACTAATTAGATAAAAACTAACCGCAAAAAAAGGCAGCGCTATTAAAGATTTTAAAAAAGGAGACCGACATTTTTCCCAACGAGTTATCACATAATACAGATTAGCAAAGGGTACAAACAGGTATATCAAGCCCCAAGCGGTCGATTCTTCAAAGGCTAGCAACGCCAACTTTAGTCCATAAATAACAATAATAATAAAACCTATAATAAAGAAAATCAGGCCAACGGTATCCATTTACCTCTCCAAATATGTTTAAAAATAAACTCAGTTTAAAAGTCTATTGCCGCTTTGTCTGTTGCCCTTGCTTTACCTGAATTGTAGAGACTGAATTTTATAAGCTTAAGCTTAGACAACTATTTAATTGAGGTTTGCGTGGTGAATTGGGCTATGCTTTCGCATTGGTTGCTATACAAAATAACTGTGTCTATACTTAGATAATGCTATTCATTAGTCACCTGCTATAACCTGATACGCAACATCTGATACGCAACGGAATGCGCCCACAAATAATCTTAAGGTAATACTATGTCACTTTGTCTAAATATGATTGTGAAAGATGAAAGCCACATCATAGAAACCACCTTACAAAATATCTGCCAAAACTTTCCCATTACTTATTGGGCAATCTCAGACACAGGCTCTAGTGACAATACCGTTGCCTTGATAGAACAATTTTTTAAAGACCAAGGCATTGAAGGTCATATCCATCATGAGCCTTGGAAAAACTTTAGTCACAATAGAAATGCCGCGCTAAAGCAGTGCGAAGGTAAAAGCGATTATATTTTGATATTCGATGCTGATGATCATGTTCAAGGCAAACTTAATCTACCGCAGCTGAACTCGAAGACGGATGTAGACAGTTACATGATGCAGTTCACTAGTGAGTCAGGCGGTATAAAGTACCTTCGCAAGCTGATTATAAAAAATGACGGCAGCTATAGTTGGCAAGGGGTGCTGCATGAATTTTTAAAATGCAACCGCCCTGAAAATGTTGCAGAGATTAATGGTAACTACGCTATTGTCTCTGGTCGAAAAGGCAATCGCAGTCTGGATAAAAACAAATATCAGAAAGATGCAAAAATTCTAAAAGAGGCTTTCCTTGCTGCTGAAGATACTGAGCTATTGCCCCGTTATGCTTTTTATTGCGCTCAGTCTTATAGAGACGCTGCCATGTCTGAGCAGGCCATTGAATGGTACAAAAAACGAGTTGAGATAAAAGCAGGTTGGGCCGATGAGATCTATTGTAGTTATATCGAGCTGGGACTGTTATACGAAAAACAAAACGACTTTAAACAGGCGCTATATTACTGGCAACAAGGCATAATCCATGACCCTAATCGGGCCGAGTGCTGGTATCA
This window contains:
- the cobS gene encoding adenosylcobinamide-GDP ribazoletransferase gives rise to the protein MSIKHELRLVLVATQFLTRIPIQLNQYQPQWLHQSSRHFPAVGILVGVLCALVYWLATLAFNPLVATVVSTAFGIKLTGAFHEDGLADTCDGLGGGLTRERTLTIMKDSRIGTYGTLGLACALLLKISLLSSMPVMTAVVALIVAHCSSRLLCIGLIVVLPYGGEIEHAKAKPMAQQMSGREWLASSLWVIGVLALLLLLLPEAMRQITMVQWLLVAAFALMGVYYMYRLLKRRLAGYTGDGLGATQQLTEIAIYAGLAVNFSGSF
- the cobT gene encoding nicotinate-nucleotide--dimethylbenzimidazole phosphoribosyltransferase, with amino-acid sequence MHSFTLPTIPTIEDAELRQQLQTILDNKTKPQGSLGRLESLAVKLGLIQGTTQPKIERPQIRVFAADHGLAQHGTSAFPSEVTAQMVLNFLNGGAAINVIARQHDIALKVVDAGVAADFAEFGVNQHPQLLDYKVRLGSRDALAEPAMTLEECISALQSGMEIAKALEGNLLICGEMGIGNTSAASLLLAKLTDTPLAECIGRGTGLDETGLQHKLQVLSQVLKRYEAVTEPLEILAAVGGLEIAMMAGAYIQAAHDRRVLLVDGFIASSALLVAERLVPGVSQFAIFGHSSMEPGHRHMLQALDAQPLLDFDLRLGEGSGAALAYPLLQSACAIINEMASFDDAGISQGN
- a CDS encoding tetratricopeptide repeat protein, with amino-acid sequence MINTKIYKAIYNLAEDLLEADSQDDQQQFDALYAELKALCTDNEGTDKDHPEQWETLADFTVDLEQALVIYQKALDKAVKINSKDHMASIAYSMAELQLELGQKEQAIESLKNAKISANKIEDKEFKTEIDERLNALLAE
- a CDS encoding glycosyltransferase — protein: MSLCLNMIVKDESHIIETTLQNICQNFPITYWAISDTGSSDNTVALIEQFFKDQGIEGHIHHEPWKNFSHNRNAALKQCEGKSDYILIFDADDHVQGKLNLPQLNSKTDVDSYMMQFTSESGGIKYLRKLIIKNDGSYSWQGVLHEFLKCNRPENVAEINGNYAIVSGRKGNRSLDKNKYQKDAKILKEAFLAAEDTELLPRYAFYCAQSYRDAAMSEQAIEWYKKRVEIKAGWADEIYCSYIELGLLYEKQNDFKQALYYWQQGIIHDPNRAECWYHTARRHSWNKHTELAYIFGKQASEVPFPVGNRLFIVTDIYKYWSYYEWCINAYKLQKYSESYQAFKKLVAACSQDLLDRVAHQLTHYADLISEDSFAEVSELSLNLNRLNRINLLHETLANNR